The following DNA comes from Mucilaginibacter jinjuensis.
ATGATGGCGTCTAAGAGTACGGCTACGTCACAGCCCGACCTCGAAAGTGTGATGAACGATATAGACCGTGTTACTTTATACCGCATTTTAAATGCGTTTGAAGAGAAAGGCATCATCCATAAAGTATTTGATTTAAATGGCACGGCAAATTATGCCATGTGCTCGTCTGACTGCGGAGAGCATCATCACCACGATGAGCATTTGCATTTTAACTGCACCATGTGCAAAAATGTATACTGCCTTGATGATCTGCACCTGCCGCCGGTAACTCTGCCCGAAGGTTTTACTACACAAGGATTTACCTTATACGCTAACGGCACCTGCCCTAAATGCACTAAGAAAGCTGCGGCAACTGCTAAAGCCTAAAATACTTCACTTGTCATTCTGAACGTAGTGAAGAATCTTCTTCGCCCTGTCTTGAACCAGAATTTTCAGAATTAGAGAATTAACAGAATGCAAAGTGCAGAAGATTCTTCGTTAGCACTCAGAATGACAAGATCCATTTTATAAAGCGGCATTAACTAAGTTAATGCCGCTTTTTTTGTGTGCTATTGTCACGCAATCTTCATCAATAATATCGAATACGCTTTAAAAAAGCCGCTTTCCTCGCAAAAAAGGAAAAATTGGTTCTATCACCCGAAATATTGGAATTGATGCGCCCCGATACCCGCCATACCTTTGACCTGTCGAATGAAAACAAAAACAATGAAGACACAAGATCATCACAAAGCATTACTAAAAGGCAGGCTGCTGCACTGGTGCCAACAGGCTTATGAACTGTACCACCAGATTTACAGATAACATCTAAAAATGAAAAACATTTCTACACTAATAAATAATAACAAAATGAAAACTTCAATTAAACTAAGTGTATTAACACTTGCATTATCAAGCATATTTACTTTATCTACTAAAGCACAAACTACCACAACAACTGCACCTGCAGCATCTGCAACACGTAGTGGTGTTATATTAAGCGTAGGCCCCGATGGCGGCGTACCGGTAGGTAGCCTCCACAATGCTTACAACTGGAATTTAGGCGGATCTGTACAAGCAGATTTCCCGATCTACAAAAACCAATTGTATGTAACCGTTAA
Coding sequences within:
- a CDS encoding Fur family transcriptional regulator — translated: MAQTRNKFDFEDLLDKHHLKKTSPRLRVLSMMASKSTATSQPDLESVMNDIDRVTLYRILNAFEEKGIIHKVFDLNGTANYAMCSSDCGEHHHHDEHLHFNCTMCKNVYCLDDLHLPPVTLPEGFTTQGFTLYANGTCPKCTKKAAATAKA